One window of the Salvia miltiorrhiza cultivar Shanhuang (shh) chromosome 6, IMPLAD_Smil_shh, whole genome shotgun sequence genome contains the following:
- the LOC130990041 gene encoding uncharacterized protein LOC130990041 has protein sequence MSWNRLCHVTRATVSFVKTKGSSMLLATTRTSEVQNITKGPIDDIYGEIIIPFVKREREQITIPQKTCDKYKFPNHPHHLLSFTIFSSSPSSSSSHHHNHEKEEGEYEEEEEEDDDDDDDDDDDDDEDSSISRSELTCDGCTLPIHEKKQRDDNEYENGYMSCDECKYFLHLSCFNLPPHLSSLPLHPIQNHDLTLLNAGKLTCWALCSICRGYTNGLVYKCTQCYFTIDIKCASLPNTIKHAAHPQPYHLMNLVMDNLWHNFCGVCYDSIYTDNVLYRCNSCKFCMCGECVLLPAQNKHRLEKHPLRLTYDAYVNRPGEFYCSSCEGQMNPRRRMYHCRDCDQSFHPYCIPATSGQYRNINYGMQQYVIPTLHHHPLRFQIITKKKLCDLCHQDKYQMPGFQCASCTFVICLNFCAEDLIDKIHIAE, from the exons ATGTCATGGAACCGCCTGTGCCACGTCACCCGAGCCACCGTTTcatttgtcaaaactaaaggctcctcaatGCTCCTCGCGACGACGCGAACGAGCGAAGTGcaaa ACATTACCAAGGGTCCAATAGATGACATATATGGGGAGATTATCATACCATTtgttaagagagagagagaacaaatTACCATCCCTCAGAAGACCTGTGACAAATACAAGTTCCCCAATCACCCTCATCATCTACTAAGTTTTACTATATTTTCATCTTCACCGTCCTCTTCATCATCTCATCATCACAACCATGAAAAAGAAGAAGGTGaatatgaagaagaagaagaagaagatgatgatgatgatgatgatgatgatgatgatgatgatgaagacaGCAGTATTTCAAGATCAGAATTAACATGTGATGGATGCACATTGCCTATACATGAAAAGAAGCAAAGAGATGATAATGAGTACGAGAATGGTTAcatgagttgtgatgaatgcaAATACTTTCTCCACTTGTCCTGCTTTAACTTACCACCACACCTCTCATCTCTTCCACTGCACCCCATCCAAAATCACGATCTTACTCTTCTAAATGCTGGCAAGTTAACATGTTGGGCATTATGCAGTATTTGTAGGGGTTATACGAATGGACTCGTTTATAAGTGTACCCAATGCTACTTCACTATAGACATCAAGTGTGCTTCTCTGCCCAACACCATAAAACACGCAGCTCACCCACAACCGTATCATCTCATGAATCTAGTCATGGACAATCTCTGGCACAACTTCTGTGGTGTTTGTTATGATTCTATATATACAGATAATGTATTGTACAGATGCAATAGCTGCAAATTTTGTATGTGTGGTGAATGTGTGCTGCTACCAGCACAAAATAAGCATAGATTGGAGAAGCACCCGTTGCGATTGACATATGATGCGTATGTTAATCGTCCTGGTGAGTTCTACTGCAGCAGCTGCGAAGGCCAAATGAATCCGAGGAGGAGGATGTATCATTGTCGAGACTGCGATCAATCCTTTCATCCTTATTGCATTCCTGCTACGTCGGGTCAATATAGAAATATCAACTATGGGATGCAGCAGTATGTGATTCCCACTCTTCATCACCACCCTCTTAGATTTCAAATTATAACCAAGAAAAAGCTTTGCGACCTATGTCATCAAGATAAGTATCAGATGCCTGGATTTCAATGTGCGTCATGCACCTTTGTCATCTGTTTAAACTTCTGCGCTGAAGATTTGATTGATAAAATTCACATCGCCGAATAG